AGTATCAGCAGGACTGGAACGCCGCCCTGGTGGCGATGCGGACCGGCGACTACGACCTGATCAACGGCGTGGCTGGACGCGATGTGCCGACCGTCGAGTCCGATCCGAAGCTGCAGATCACCCGGATGCCGTGGAACGCCACGATGTACATGATCGCCTTCAACGCCCGCCCCGGCGCGCGCTTCGCTGGCGACGGCATGAAGAAGGTGCGGCAGGCGGTCAACTACGCCATCGACCGCGAGGCCCTGGCGAAGGCGCTCGGGGCGGGCATCGGCGAGGCCAACTACTACCACCTGGTGCCCGGGCAGATCGGCTACAACGACAAGCTGCCCAGGTTTGACTACAACCCTGACAAGGCGAAGCAGCTTCTGGCCGAGGCTGGCATGCCGAACGGTTTCGAGGTGACCGTCGATATCATCTCGCGGCCCGAGGACCAGCAGAACGCGCAGGCCTACCAGCAGATGCTGGAGAAGGTCGGCATCAAGATGACCATCCGCCCGTCCGAGCGCGTGGCCTGGGTGCAGAAGACGCTGGCCGGCGACTTCGAGATGGGCACGCTGCTCAGCGGCGTCCGCCCCGATCCCGACATCGTGCTCGGGTATCGGTTTGCGGACAAGGGTCCTGGCAACTACATGGGCGTCAACAACCCGGAGCTGGAGAAGCTGTTCGACGCCGGCCGCACCACCTATGAGCTGCCGAAGCGCCAGGAGCTTTACGAGAAGGCGCAGGAGATCGTCGCCGACGAGAGCTACGTCTGCTTCATCTGGCGGCGGCAGGGCGTCATCGCGACGCAGAAGTCGCTGAAGGGGTGGCAGCCGCCGTTCGGGCAGGCCCTGGTGATGTCCACCGAGCTGTGGATGGACAAGTAGGCTGACGAAACCCCTCACCCCCAGCCCCTCTCCCTCAAGGGGAGAGGGGGGCGGAGTGAGAGAACCGCTCGTTCCCAGACTGTGAGACCCGCACACAGGGGACGGGCCGCCGGCGTCCTGCTCGTCTCCCCTCTCCCCTTGAGGGAGAGGGGCTGGGGGTGAGGGGGCATCTGCCGGTGAGGGCCGTCCCCTGGGCGGCTTCGGCTACCGCAGCTCCAGAATCGCGCCGTCGCGGCCGTCCAGCCAGACCGTCACCGTCTGGCCGTTCACGGAGGCCGTGCCCTCGCCCCACCGTGGCCGCACGGACCAGTATGGGCCGTGCCGCTCGCTCAGCTCGACTTTGACGCTCGTCGGCCGGCGGCTGTGGTTGAGCACCCAGAGGAACGTCGAACGGCGGCTCTGGTGCAGACGCGCCACGACCATCCGGGCGTCGCTGTCGTGGTCGGTGGTGACCGTCGTGTGAGGGTCCACGCCGGCCCACTCGGCCAGCGCCTGGAACGCCAGCCCCGGCTGTCGGTACTGCCCGTACCCGACGAACGTGCCGATCAGACGCGTTCGTCCGCCGCCAAACTGGTGATCCACCACCGCGACCTGGCCCTCGGCGTACCGCCCGGCCGCTGGCCCGGCGTAGACGCCGGCCGCTGTGCCAGTCGTCGGCTCGTAGGTCTGGAGGAAGCCGCCACCGGGCAGGGTGTAGTCGCCAACGGCGACGGTCAGGCCGTCGAGCAGGTCGGGCGTGAACTCGACGTGGGCCTCGCTCGCCCCGAACAGCTCGTCCAGGCCGTGATTCGGCTGGATCGTGCCGACGTGCCCGTTGTCCCCGAAGTAGCCCGGGCACCCTTCCGAGATCAGGGTGCCGCCGCGCGCCACCCACTCCTTCAGCCGCACGGCCACTGACGCGGGCAACATCGCGGGCATCGGCAGGTAGAGGATGTCGTACTCGTCGATGTGGTCGATCAGCACCCAGTCGGGCTGAAGGCCGATCTCGAAGAAGCCGCTGTACGCGCCGCGCGCGCTCTGGGCGTAGAGGTCCGTGCTGCCCTGCTGGGCGTAGCAGAACAGTTGCGACTCCGGCACCACTACGATGCCGATCTCGCCGCGCACCGGGCGGCCGGCCCACAGATCGGCCTGCTGCGGGCTGGCCGCCCACTGCGCGATCTGGCAGAGCATCTCGGAGCGGGGCGTCCGCGAGCCGTCCATGCCGTAGGCGCCGAACGCGCCGAACAGCGGGCCGTCGAGGAGCGGCCGCCAGCGCGGGTAGAGCAGCCCCGTCGCGCCGCCAGCAAACGAGGTCAGATTCCAGAGGCGGATGTCCTCAGGGTCGGTGATGCGGCCATCTTCGCGCTCCCGCCCGATGACCTGGGGCTGCATCCAGAGCGGGCCGGCCTGGGCCTCGGCGTGCCAGAACGGCTTGCCGCGCGAGCCGGCCCGGACCACGTCCACGGCGTGCCACTGCTTCCAGGGCTGGTTGCCGCGCCGTGAGGCGACCCACGTAAAGCCGTAGGTCGAGACCTCGGAGGCGGCCCGCCACTCGTGGCACGCGCCGTCAGCCATGTTCGAGATCGAGAGCGCGACGCCGTGCGCCGTGACCGGGTGGACGCCGTCGAGGGACCGGATCAGGTCCGCTCGCCAGCGCATCAGGCGGTAGGCGTTGTCGATGCGGAACTGGAGCCAGTCCAGCACGTCCGGGTATGGCGCGAGCGTGCGCGGCGGCTCGGCGTCCTCCCAGGATGCGATGCTGTACCGTCGCCAGGCCTGGGCCAGCGTGCGAACCTCGCCGTACTTCTGCTGGAGCCACGCGCGGAAGCGCGCCGCCGTGGCCGGGCAGAAGCAGTAGGCGGGCGGGATGTTGCACTCGTTCCAGATATCGTAGCCGCCCAGGCCCGGGTGCTCGCGGTACCGCTCGACCAGCGCCCGCAGGAACCGTTCGGCCGCCTCGCGGACAACCTCGTTGTCGAGGCAGAGGCCCGGGAAGCCGCCCACGGCGCAGGAGTGGCTGTAGGTGCTGTGCGCCTGCTTCCCGTCCTTGTCCGTGAAGCGCGCATGCGCGAACTGCCGCCAGGCCCACTCCGGCGCTGCCGTGATGAACTCGGCGATGACCGTGCTGATGCCGTTGGCGGCGGCAAGATCGAGCTGCCGATCGTAGTCCGCCCAGTCGAGGACGCCCGGGGCAACCTCGATGGCGCTCCACATGAACCAGTGGCGGAAGATGGTGCTGCCATCCTCCGCCGCCAGCTCGTAGTCGCGCGCCCAATCCTCGGCGGGCGGGTTCGACTTGCGGAAGTAGACCGCGCCGTACGGGAAGGCCGGCAGCTTACTCATGCGAACACGACGCCGTCACCGGCCGATCTCCACGACCACGTACTGCTGCTCGATGGAGACGGGGAACGTCTCGGCCACGTATGGCCCCTTCAGCATCCCTTCCATGCCCGGCTCGGTCTCGCCGGCGTCGCCGGTGGCCGCTGCGACCTCGGCCGGCGTGGTGCCAGGATTCGGCGGGGGTGGCGTGCCGGCCACCAGGGTCTCGTCGGCGCCTTCGGCCACCAGCTCTGCGCCGGGTGTGACGCTCACGTCGTAGCGGCGGACGCGCACCTGGACCGGGTCGAACCAGGACTGCCCCGTCCGCACGTCGAACTCCCACCCATGCCAGGGACAGCGCACGATCTCGCCGGGGCGGCTGTACTCATACTCGCCCACCGCGCCGGACTTCAGGAAGCCGTAGGCGTTGCCCAGGCAGAGCGGCCCGGCCTGATGCGGGCAGCGGTTCAAGATCGCAAAGAACTCGCCATGCAGGTTGTAGACGCCCACCGACCGGCCGCCCACATCCACGATCTTCCTGGTGCCGGGGGTGATCTCGTCCACCGTCCCGACGATGTACTTCGCCATGCTTCCTCGCAGGTCAGAGTATTCGGCGCCGCGACGCCTGCGGCATCCACTGTGATCGGCCCGAGCGTGACCGTGAGCCCGAGCGCGACTGTCATCCCGGGCGTGACTGTCATCCTGAGCGCGACTGTCATCCCGGGCGCAGCTGTCAACCCGAGCGTGACTGTCATCCCGGGCGCAGCCGTCAACCCGAGCGTGACTGTCAACCCGAGCGTGACTGTCATCCTGAGCGTAGCGAAGGATCTCACACCCAGTCGTTCAGTTCCAGCGTGTGAGATGTTTCGCTGCGCTCAACTTGACACGTGAGGCCTGACGGTTGTTCCCGCCATGCCCCTCAAGCCGTTGCCGTGGAGTAGCGACGCTCCCCTGTTCCCGCGCCTGTCGCGCGGGGGCTTGTTGAGATCGTTCTTCAGCCGCGCGGCTGCAGGTTGTAGAGCTTGCGCGCGTTGCCGCACATCAGCGCCTCTTCAAAGCCGGCCGGCAGGTCGGTCAGCGGCAGGCAGGCGTCTGGTGCGTCGAAGTCCCAGTGTGGGTAGTCCGTCGCAAACATCAGCTTGTCCTGGAGCCAGGGGGCCTGCTCCAACAGTTGCACGAACTGATGCGGGACGGGCGGCTCCTCCATCGGCTGGGTCGTGAGCCAGAAGTGCTCCGCGAGGTACTCCGACGGCTTGCGCTGGAGCTTCGGCACCTCGGCCCGCAGCTTGGACCAGGCGGCATCCATCCGCCAGGCCATCGACGGCGCCCAGGCGAAGCCGCCTTCGATCAGCACGACCTTCAGCTTCGGGAACCGCTCGAAGACGCCCTCGAAGATGAAGCTGGCGATCTGCGTCATGAAGGCGATCGACTGCCCGGTGTGATCCTCGATGTAGTAGGACGGCCAGCCGGCCCCGGAGACGGGCATGCCGCCGCCGCCGCCAACGTGGATGCCGATGGGCTTGCCGAGCGCCTCGGCCGCCTCGTAGATCGGCCAGTACTTGCGCCGCCCCAGCGGCTCGCTGGTCCGCATCGCGAACATGAGCTGGAGGAAGCCCTCATAGCTGCCGCGCCGCTCGATCTCGGTCACCGACAGCGGGCCGTCCTCGTACGGGATCACGAGGCCAGACCGCAGCCGAGGCTCGGGGATCAGCCACTCGTGGATCTGCCACTCGTTGATGGCACTCGACAGGGCCGCCGAGTATTCGAGATTTCGCATGCTGGCCGCGCCCATCAGCGGCTGCAGGATGCCGTACTCGATGTTCCAGGCGTCCAGCAGCTGGATCCGCATGAAGTCGAGGTCCGAGCCGGCTGGCCCGCCGTTCGGCGGGTAGGCGTCCCGGCGGGCGGCGTTCGGGTAGGTGCGCGGCACGTTGGTGCCGGTGAACCCACGTCCGCCAACGTTCCGGTGGAAGTCGCGCCACTCGTCCGTCAGAAAGTACTGGTCCAAAGCGCGCGGCGACCGCGGCGTCGGGTGGATGTCGCCGTCGATGACGGGGAACTTCGTCTGCCGACGATCAGCGCTGGACTGGGCGAGCGTCACTACCATCGTGTGTCCCTTCTCCCTGGCGACGTGGGTCTTGTCGCCTTCCCAGGCCGGCCGCGCTGGGTGCATGGCCGGCACGCTTCACGCTCAGCGGGCGTGGCGCCCGAAGCCGTAGAAACTGGCGGCGTTGTCGTAGAGGATGTTGCCGCGCTGCGCCTCGGTGAGGCCCACCGGCAGCGCCTCCTCGGGCGTGTCGAAGTGCCAGTGAGGATAGTCCGTCGAGAACATCAGCAGCGTGTCGGAGTCGATCTGCTCCATGATCTGCTGCACGATGACCGGGTCGCGCGGGAGATCCAGCGGCTGGAGCGAGAAGCGCATCCGCTCCTTGATGTACTCGGACGGCAGTGCCTTGACCCAGGGCGTCTCGCGTCGGAGGCCTTTCCAGACCTTATCGAAACGCCAGAAGAAGCCCGGCAGCCAGGTCCACCCGCTCTCGATCATCGAGAGGCGGAGCGTCGGGAACTTGTCGAGCAGGCCCTCGGAGATGATGCTCAGCAGGTGCGACTGAAACAGCGGGGCCATGTCCACATACTCTTCGATGTAGTGGGACGGCCAGCCGGCCGCGCTCATCGGGGAGCCTGACGCCCCGCCGAACTGGAAGCTCGCCACCAGGTTGTGGCGCTCGATCGCCTCGAAGACGGGCCACCAGCGCCGCTGACCGTACAGCGACTGCGACACGGCCGGCAGCATCACCTGAACGATGCCCGGATGATCGCCCACGCGGTCGATCTCGGCGGCGGCCATCTCCGGCACGCGCATCGGCACGAGCATGGTGGCGCGGAGCCGTGGCTCGTTCGCCAGCCACTCGTCGATGAGCCAGTCGTTGACGGCGCTGGCCATCGCAGCCGCGGTGTCCGGGGCCGTGATGCCGTCCACGCTGTACGCGCAGTTGAGGATGCCGACCTCGACGTTCCAGGCATCCAGCACCTGCTCGCGGATCAACTGGAGGCTGGAACCGGGCGGGCTGCCGTCGGGCGGTCGCGTGCCGTCCAGGGCGGAGGTCGCGGCGTTGCCGGGGTAGGCTGTGTCAACCGGCCCCTTGAACGCGGACATGGTGATGTACTCGCGCCAGTGCGCGGAGAGGTACGGGAAGAGGGCCTGGGCGTTCGGGACAGTGCAATGGATGTCGGTGTCGATGACGGGCTGTCCGAGATCCATGCCTCGGACAGCCGGCCGCGAGACTGGTTGTACGGCCACAGCGCCTCCAGAGATGCCTCAGGCCCACCCACATCGACTGGCAATGTGTCGCAACCCTTGCATGTTCGTGTCGCTCAGCGGGACCGCCGCGATGGCCCGCCCACGTGGACAGGCAATGTTTCGTGACTCAGCATGTCCTCTGCAAGCCCGTTTTCGGGAACCCATCTGCTGGGTTGCTCTTCTTCAACGCCGTGGCAGGCCGCCGGCACGAGCAGTCCGCCGCACGTCCTTGCAGGTCATTCAGCCGTGGCGACGCGATCGAACCGAGCGCAGCTTTTGTCGGGGGGACATGCGTTCAGGTGGGAATGTAACCGAATACTGCGCAAATTTCCATCGCACCTCCCTGGGCCCGCGGCGATTCAGGGTGACTCGCGCTGTTGCGGCAAGTGTAGCCTGGTCGGTCACGTTCTGCTTGAGGAAATGCGATCACTTGACATGTTTCATCACAGACCAGTAGGCTGATTCGCAACTGAATAGGCAGTCGCTGGCGTCCGTGCAATGTCGCATCGGTGGAGAGAGGCGGGGAAGCCCATGCATTCGCGATTCCAGTCCAGCTCTGCGAGGTCATCACGAAGCGCGTCCCTGAGCCGACGGCGGTTCCTGGGTATCGGTGTGGGGCTGTCCGCGCTGTCGTTGTTGACGGCCTGCGGCCAGTCGGCGCCGGCCCCGGCGAAGCCGGGCGAGAGCAAGCCGGGTGAGGCAAAGCCGGCGGCTGCCCCAGCAGCCTCGAAGCCGGCCGAGAATACCGCCGCTGCTCCTACGGCCGCCCCACAGGCGGCTGCTGCCAAGCCGGCGGCAACGACCGCGGTCGCGCCAAGCGTGGGAACCATCAAGGCTCCCGAGGCCAATCCGAAGCGTGGCGGCGTCATCAAGATTGGCGGCTTCGGCGACCCTGCCCACTTCGACCTGGACCAGTCGCCAAGTCTCGTCAACCTCTGGCAGCAGTCCCCGATGTACGACAACCTGATCCGCTTCAACCCGAATGATGGCGGACGGACGATTGTTCCGGACCTGGCCGAGAAGTGGGAGGTTG
The Chloroflexota bacterium DNA segment above includes these coding regions:
- a CDS encoding beta-galactosidase; amino-acid sequence: MSKLPAFPYGAVYFRKSNPPAEDWARDYELAAEDGSTIFRHWFMWSAIEVAPGVLDWADYDRQLDLAAANGISTVIAEFITAAPEWAWRQFAHARFTDKDGKQAHSTYSHSCAVGGFPGLCLDNEVVREAAERFLRALVERYREHPGLGGYDIWNECNIPPAYCFCPATAARFRAWLQQKYGEVRTLAQAWRRYSIASWEDAEPPRTLAPYPDVLDWLQFRIDNAYRLMRWRADLIRSLDGVHPVTAHGVALSISNMADGACHEWRAASEVSTYGFTWVASRRGNQPWKQWHAVDVVRAGSRGKPFWHAEAQAGPLWMQPQVIGREREDGRITDPEDIRLWNLTSFAGGATGLLYPRWRPLLDGPLFGAFGAYGMDGSRTPRSEMLCQIAQWAASPQQADLWAGRPVRGEIGIVVVPESQLFCYAQQGSTDLYAQSARGAYSGFFEIGLQPDWVLIDHIDEYDILYLPMPAMLPASVAVRLKEWVARGGTLISEGCPGYFGDNGHVGTIQPNHGLDELFGASEAHVEFTPDLLDGLTVAVGDYTLPGGGFLQTYEPTTGTAAGVYAGPAAGRYAEGQVAVVDHQFGGGRTRLIGTFVGYGQYRQPGLAFQALAEWAGVDPHTTVTTDHDSDARMVVARLHQSRRSTFLWVLNHSRRPTSVKVELSERHGPYWSVRPRWGEGTASVNGQTVTVWLDGRDGAILELR
- a CDS encoding Rieske (2Fe-2S) protein; protein product: MAKYIVGTVDEITPGTRKIVDVGGRSVGVYNLHGEFFAILNRCPHQAGPLCLGNAYGFLKSGAVGEYEYSRPGEIVRCPWHGWEFDVRTGQSWFDPVQVRVRRYDVSVTPGAELVAEGADETLVAGTPPPPNPGTTPAEVAAATGDAGETEPGMEGMLKGPYVAETFPVSIEQQYVVVEIGR
- a CDS encoding amidohydrolase produces the protein MVVTLAQSSADRRQTKFPVIDGDIHPTPRSPRALDQYFLTDEWRDFHRNVGGRGFTGTNVPRTYPNAARRDAYPPNGGPAGSDLDFMRIQLLDAWNIEYGILQPLMGAASMRNLEYSAALSSAINEWQIHEWLIPEPRLRSGLVIPYEDGPLSVTEIERRGSYEGFLQLMFAMRTSEPLGRRKYWPIYEAAEALGKPIGIHVGGGGGMPVSGAGWPSYYIEDHTGQSIAFMTQIASFIFEGVFERFPKLKVVLIEGGFAWAPSMAWRMDAAWSKLRAEVPKLQRKPSEYLAEHFWLTTQPMEEPPVPHQFVQLLEQAPWLQDKLMFATDYPHWDFDAPDACLPLTDLPAGFEEALMCGNARKLYNLQPRG
- a CDS encoding amidohydrolase translates to MDLGQPVIDTDIHCTVPNAQALFPYLSAHWREYITMSAFKGPVDTAYPGNAATSALDGTRPPDGSPPGSSLQLIREQVLDAWNVEVGILNCAYSVDGITAPDTAAAMASAVNDWLIDEWLANEPRLRATMLVPMRVPEMAAAEIDRVGDHPGIVQVMLPAVSQSLYGQRRWWPVFEAIERHNLVASFQFGGASGSPMSAAGWPSHYIEEYVDMAPLFQSHLLSIISEGLLDKFPTLRLSMIESGWTWLPGFFWRFDKVWKGLRRETPWVKALPSEYIKERMRFSLQPLDLPRDPVIVQQIMEQIDSDTLLMFSTDYPHWHFDTPEEALPVGLTEAQRGNILYDNAASFYGFGRHAR